GCTGGACCCGTTGCTGGTGGGCGAAAAGCGGGAGGGCTTCCGCAGCCGCTATTACCTCATTGACCAGTTTGACCTGACGCACGCCGAGGACTACCTGGCCAGCGAATTCCTCTGCGAACCGGCTGAACCCCGGCCCGCTGAAGATCGAAGTTAGTCTTGCGGGCGAGTCGCGGCCCGGATTCGCACAGTAAAACTCTATTGTGAACTGACCCGGTCGCGTTGAACCACCGGTCCGGTGCGGGTGCATGCCCCCCACGCGCCGGCTTCCGGTTCGTGTCCGTGTTACTCGGCCGCGGTCCGGAGGTCGCTGTCCCCGGTCACCTCATCCCAATCGTACCCCAGGAATAGGGCGAATCCGGCCAACTCCAACTCCCAGCCGTGACGACGACGGCGGTATTCGCGCCAGCCCGCCTCCGGATCGGAAGGAAGGCGAACACCCGCACCTTTTAACCGGCGCAAGGTATCCTCGTAACGGTGACGCCAGCGCGCGGGCTCCTCGGTCGTGGGCACGCTCTCGCGGCCGGGTTCATCCTCTGCGATGGCCGTACCCCGGCCCACCCCGACGGCGACGGCGAGTTCAGAGAGCACATGGCGGCCGGTTTCCTCCAGGGTTCGCAGCTCAGGATGACGGCAAAGATCTTCGTAAGCCTGGCTGTCCAGGCAGGCCCGTGTGACTGCGCAACCCTCGAGCACGAGAAAGAGCATTCGAGGCAAACTTTTGTGCACCTGCGTGGGATGGAAGTAGTGGATAAGCGGGTGCTCGATGTGGCTTTCCAATAACCCTTGAAGGTCCCGGGCGGCGCTCGCAAAGAGCGATTCAAGCCCGACAAAGCGGCCGTTTACAAAATGGTGCACGAGCAGGCCGGCGACATCGGCGCCTTGGCGAGCCTGGTGATAGAAGGAAAGGGCCACCGCGCGTTTGCGTTCCAGGGCTACAGTGAGGGAGACGAGGTAGGTAACGCCCAGGGAAATAAAGGCAAAGCCGGTAAGCGCCTCACTCAGGGACAGCAGGCGCATCGCCGTCGAGCGCGGGGCGATGTCGCCGTACCCCAAGGTTGTAAAGGTGATCCCGCTGAAGTAAACGGCTTCAATCTCGCGCGAGCTTTCCGCCTTTGCACTGACGATGAAGCTCGCCGGCATGTGCGGCAGGTAAAGGAACGCATAGCCGATGATCAGCAAGACCACCAAGCCGGTAACGAGGCCGGGTAACAGCAACGGACCTACGCCGTTAAGCAGGCGATGACGGCCGGCCCGCGAGCGGCGGAACGCCACGGCGCGCGCCAAACGCCAAATCGTGCGGGTAAGCGCTTCGCTTACAGGGCCCGAGCGGCCGCGTGCATGGAGGATGGTGCCGTAGATATCAACGGCCACCAACCCAAGCAGGCCGAAGCCGAAGGCGGTAGTGATCTGAGCAGCAACGTCCATTCCCTTTCACTGTACCTTACCGGAAACCCGGCGGCGGGGGTGCAAAAACACTTCCAGCCGCCCGGATGGCCCGACATTTCAGTTCTCCCGCAGGCGTAAAATCAGGTCAGGGCGACGCCGGCATGCGGATTTTCAACGGCGCGCCGTGCACCCCCCTGACCGGATGGGAGTAACGGGTTGCACGCCATTTGGAAACCCTTTTCTTTTAAGTACATAGAAATACCGTTCGTCTTGCGATTGGGAGTGAAGCGATGCTGCACCTGAGCGAATCTGACTTACGTTTCCTGGTAGAAACGGTGGCCACCAACCGGCGCGATTACGATCACGTGGTCGACCTCGTGCGCGGGAAGGATGATCTTCTCGAGCCGATGCTTGACGATCCGAAACTCGTGGAGCGGCTGTTTCGCGAAGAGGAAACGTTTGTCCGTGTCTCTCCGCATCTGCTTTTCTCGGTCCTTCTTCGCCAGATACGAAGGGAACTGGAAAAAGAGGTATACGTCCTCGAGGTAGACTCGAGGGGGAAACGTATCCCGGTGTTTGAGGCCCCGGCTGTCGCGGCATTGCTCGCGAACCAGGCGACGCGGGATTACCTCGCCGAAATGCTTGCCGCTTTCGCGCGAACCAGCAGCGGAGTCATCTACTGGAAAGAGCATGGCACCTGGCATAAAAGGCGATTCAGCGACATCGACATGGACGACATGATCGAACTCGCCCGCATCATTGACCCGGAAACGCGCCCGGCGCTCTACAAGCGCATCGCCGATATCGCGTTGTTTCTAAGCGGCATCTTTCCGGACCACACGACCGCGGTGACTCGCCGGAAGGGTGCGCTCTCCGCAAAACGGACGCTCGCGGATTACGAGCAGGAGGGGATGCGCTTTTACCGGGTCGCCGCCCAGGAGACGGACCAAGGTCACTGGCGACCGGTATTCGAGACGCTCGCGGAAAAATTTTCCCTGGCCAGGCGGGCGCTCAACACATTGAGCGATCGCTATTTCAGGACGCACCGGGCCCGGTATTTTCAGTTTGGGGGCCAGAGCTAGCCGGGCGGCATCCGATAGAGATCATGGAAATTGCCGCCAGGCTTTACCAGAAGGCCAGGAACCTGTAGTCTCTTCGCCGGGATGACGCTCCGGCGAGGCGACGCTCATGCGCCGTCTCGCCGCGCGCATCGTTTATCCGGTTCCCCAC
The Verrucomicrobiota bacterium genome window above contains:
- a CDS encoding two pore domain potassium channel family protein, which gives rise to MDVAAQITTAFGFGLLGLVAVDIYGTILHARGRSGPVSEALTRTIWRLARAVAFRRSRAGRHRLLNGVGPLLLPGLVTGLVVLLIIGYAFLYLPHMPASFIVSAKAESSREIEAVYFSGITFTTLGYGDIAPRSTAMRLLSLSEALTGFAFISLGVTYLVSLTVALERKRAVALSFYHQARQGADVAGLLVHHFVNGRFVGLESLFASAARDLQGLLESHIEHPLIHYFHPTQVHKSLPRMLFLVLEGCAVTRACLDSQAYEDLCRHPELRTLEETGRHVLSELAVAVGVGRGTAIAEDEPGRESVPTTEEPARWRHRYEDTLRRLKGAGVRLPSDPEAGWREYRRRRHGWELELAGFALFLGYDWDEVTGDSDLRTAAE